DNA sequence from the Fusobacterium sp. SYSU M8D902 genome:
AACACACAAGTAGTATTTTATTTTTGGCTCTGTTCCAGAAGGTCTAACTGTAATATATGTCTTATCTTCTAAGATAATTTGAATAACATCAGATTTTGGTAATTCAATTCTCTTCTCTTGACCTGTTAAACAATCCTTTTCCACTTGTAATTTATAATCTTTAATTATAGATACTTTCTTACCACATATTACTGTATGAGCTTTATTTCTCATATTCTCCATTATTTTTCCAATTGCCTCTAGTCCTGATTTTCCTGTTTTTGTTACAGAAACAGTTTCCTCTTTATACCAACCATATTTCTCATATAATTTATTTAACTCTCTATATAGAGTTGATCCTATACTGTCATAGTAAGTAGCCATTTCAGCTATCATAAGAGAAGCTACAACTGCATCTTTATCTCTTACATGAGTTCCAACTAAGTAACCTATCGACTCTTCAAATCCAAATAGGAATGTTCCATCTAACTCTTTATTTTCAAACTGTCTAATCTTTTCTCCTATATATTTAAATCCTGTCAATGTTCTAAATAGTTGTACTCCCTTATCTTTTGCTATGACATCTAACATTGGTGTTGAAACAATAGTTGAGATTACAGCTCCATTAGCTGGAATATCTTTTTTCATCTCTAAAAGATAGTTCATCAATAAGATTCCCAATTGATTTCCATTAGGGTAGTACCACTCATTATTGTCATCTTTTATCGCTATTCCTGTTCTATCTGCATCTGGGTCATTAGCTAAACATAGAGTTGCTCCCACTCTATCTGCTAACTCTGTACTCAATTTAAAAACAGCTTTATCCTCTGGATTAGCATATGAACAAGTTGGGAACATTCCATCTGGCATCTCTTGTTCTGGAACTGTGTATACAGATTCATACCCCATCTCTTTCAATACTCTCTGTACTGCTACTCTTCCTGTTCCATGCAATGGTGAGTACACTATTTTAAACTCTTTTTTATTTGGTAAATCTCTATTTATAGCCTGTTTTTCAACTTCCTCTATAAATCTATCATCTACTTTTTTCCCTATATATTCTAGTAATCCTTGAGCTATAGCTTCCTCTTCACTTATAATCTTTATATCTTTGAATAGATCAACAGAGTTTACAGCATTTACCACTCCACTTGCTTGTGGCTCTACTATCTGAGCTCCATCTTCCCAATATACTTTGTATCCATTGTACTCCTGTGGATTGTGTGATGCTGTTACCATCACTCCAGCTTGAGCTTTTAACTCTCTAGTTGCAAAAGAAAGCTCTGGAGTAGATCTTAAAGATTCAAATAGATAAGCTTTTATTCCATTTCCTGCCAAAACAAGAGCTGTATTCAAAGCATATTCAGTAGATCCTATTCTACAATCATAAGCTATTGCTACCCCTTTTTTAGCTCCCAACTCTCCAGTAGATTTTAAGATATAATCAGCTAATCCTTGAGTTGCCTTTCTTATATTGTAATTATTGATTCTATTTCTTCCAACTCCTCTTATACCTCTCATTCCAGCAGTTCCAAAGCTTAAATCAGTATAAAATCTGTTTTCTATCTCTTTTTCATCATCTTTTATATTTAAAAGCTCCTCTCTGTCTTCTTTAGTTATAACATCAGAGTTTAACCACATTTTATAATAATCTAAATAATTCATAAGTTGCCTCCTCAATACTCTTTTATTACTATGTTTATATTATACCCTATTCTTCAGAAATATTTAACATTTTATTAAAAAATTTACAGACTTTTTTTATTTATTTTATTAACCAAAAAATAAGAGAGGTTTGTCACCTCTCTGTTATATTAAGCTAAATGTAAATAGTGAGTTGATACCAAGAAAAATACTATCAAGGCACAGGCATCAATTATAGTTGTAATTAAAGGACTAGCCATAATTGCTGGATCTAATTTAAATCCTTTTGCCACTATTGGAAGAGTACTTCCCACTCCTTTAGCTATTATTATTGTAATAAATAAACTTAAAGATATTGCAAAAGATACTGTATAGTCTATGTCACTTAAGTAATAGATTATTAAAAAGTTTACTACTGATAAAACTAAACCAATAACTATACTTACTCTTAACTCCTTCCAGAATATCTCTTTAATATCTGATAGTTCAATCTCTTCTAAGGCGATACCTCTTGTAATAAGAGTAGAAGCCTGAGCTCCTGCATTTCCACCTGTTGACATTAGCATAGGTATGAATGAGATCAATACCATAGCTGATTGTAAAACTCCCTCATATGTCCTAATTATTATCCCTGTAAAAGTTGCAAGTATCATTAAAATTAAAAGCCACCCTATTCTCTGTTTTACCAAAGAAAAAACTGACTCTTTCAAATACTCTTCATCTGATGGAGCCATTGCTGCCATCTTTTGTAAATCCTCTGTGTACTCCTGATCAATAACGTCAACTACGTCATCTATCGTGATAATTCCAACTAGTCTATCTTCATTATCCACAACTGGCATAGATGTCAAGTCGTACTTTCTAAAGTCTGAAGCAATATTTTCCTGATCATCAGTTGTACGACAACTTATTACATTTGTCTCCATTGCCTCTATAAGTGGTATATCATCATCTAAGAAAATCAATTTCTTTAATGATATATACCCCACAAGTTTTCTCTGATTATCTATTATATAACAGATATCAATTGTCTCATTATCAATTCCAAATCTTTTGATAGAGTGTAATGCTTGTCCAATATTCATATCATTTTTTAGTGAAACATACTCAACTGTCATAACACTACCAGCACTATTTTCTGGATATCTTAAAAACTGATTTATAAGATTTCTCATATCAGATGTAGTATTTTGTAAAATCTTGTCTACTACATTAGCTGGCATCTCCTCAATAAAATCCACAGTGTCATCAATAAACATATCATTTATGATATTACGTACCTCTTCATCAGTTATATTTTCAATGATCTCCTGCTGTTTATCAGAAGAAAGATAGCTAAAGATATCAGAAGATAAACTCTTAGGTAAAATTCTAAAAAGTTTCAACCCCTGTTCTCTACTCATATCCTCGAAGTATTCAGCTATATCAACTGGTTGCATATCAGCTAATACCTCTCTAACTTTGTTTAGTTGATTCGTCTCTAATAAATGAAAAATATCTTCCAACGGAACCTCCATGTATAAAACCTCCATATATAAAAATCTCTCTTATTATAGATTACCATTTTAATTTAAAAAAGGCAAATAAAAATTCTATATTACTACAAATTAATCCTTAAATATTGTATAATATAAGTGAATGAAAAAATTAGGAGGCTAATAATGAATATAAAAGCTAGAGTTATCAGCTTAATTAAAGAGGTTGAAAATGGAAAATATTCCAATATAGCTCTCAATGAGTATTTTAAAGATAATGCTCTATCAAAAAAAGAGAGAGGATTTATCACTGAACTTTTTTACGGAGTGATTAGAAATAAAATTTTCCTTGATTATGAGATTGAAAAGAGGACTACATCTGTAAAAAAAGATTGGTTAAAAAATATGTTAAGAATCTCTATGTATCAGATGAGTTTTATGAATAGTGATGATAAGGGTGTCATTTGGGAAGCCACAGAACTATCTAAGAAAAAGTTTGGTGTCCCTGTAGGAAAATTTGTAAATGGAGTTTTAAGAAGTTATCAAAGAGAGTGGAAAGATGATGTAAAAGATTTAAAAGAGAGTGGAAAAGCTCATATCTATCTATCATATCCACAGTGGTTTTATGAAAAACTTATTGGTGAATATGGTGTTGAAGAGGGAGAGTTATTTCTAAAATCTCTAAAAAAAATACCCTATATCAGCTTTAGAGTTAACACTTTAAAATATACAACTGATGAGTTTGAAAAATTATTACAAGAGAAGAAGATTGATATTATCAAAAAAGTCGATACTGTTTACTATGTTGACTCTGGAATATTACTATACAGTGACGAGTTTAAATCTGGAAAGATAATTGTTCAAGATGGCTCTTCATATCTTTCAGCTAGAAACTTAGCTCCTAAAAGCGGGGAGTCAGTCCTAGATACTTGTAGTGCACCTGGTGGAAAAACAGCAGTTTTAGGGGAACTTATGAAAAATGAAGGAGAGCTTTTAGCTCTAGATATCTATCCACATAAATTAAAACTTATAGAGGAAAACTGTAAAAAGTGTGGTATTACCATAGTTCAACCTGTAAAGATGGACGCTAGAAAACTTAATCAACAGGGAAAAAAGTTTGATAAAATTTTAGTAGATGCACCTTGTAGTGGATATGGTGTACTTAGAAAAAAACCTGAAGCTATATATAATAAAGACTCTGAAAACGTAGAAGAACTTGCTAAGTTACAGTTTGAAATCTTAGAATCAGCCTCTCAAATTTTAAAAGAGAGTGGTGAGTTAGTATATAGTACTT
Encoded proteins:
- the rsmB gene encoding 16S rRNA (cytosine(967)-C(5))-methyltransferase RsmB; this translates as MNIKARVISLIKEVENGKYSNIALNEYFKDNALSKKERGFITELFYGVIRNKIFLDYEIEKRTTSVKKDWLKNMLRISMYQMSFMNSDDKGVIWEATELSKKKFGVPVGKFVNGVLRSYQREWKDDVKDLKESGKAHIYLSYPQWFYEKLIGEYGVEEGELFLKSLKKIPYISFRVNTLKYTTDEFEKLLQEKKIDIIKKVDTVYYVDSGILLYSDEFKSGKIIVQDGSSYLSARNLAPKSGESVLDTCSAPGGKTAVLGELMKNEGELLALDIYPHKLKLIEENCKKCGITIVQPVKMDARKLNQQGKKFDKILVDAPCSGYGVLRKKPEAIYNKDSENVEELAKLQFEILESASQILKESGELVYSTCTILTEENGKNIKKFLEKYPEFTTTDLYIPENVNGTFDEVGGFTVDYKEEILDGFYIVKLKKRGKEC
- the mgtE gene encoding magnesium transporter, producing MEDIFHLLETNQLNKVREVLADMQPVDIAEYFEDMSREQGLKLFRILPKSLSSDIFSYLSSDKQQEIIENITDEEVRNIINDMFIDDTVDFIEEMPANVVDKILQNTTSDMRNLINQFLRYPENSAGSVMTVEYVSLKNDMNIGQALHSIKRFGIDNETIDICYIIDNQRKLVGYISLKKLIFLDDDIPLIEAMETNVISCRTTDDQENIASDFRKYDLTSMPVVDNEDRLVGIITIDDVVDVIDQEYTEDLQKMAAMAPSDEEYLKESVFSLVKQRIGWLLILMILATFTGIIIRTYEGVLQSAMVLISFIPMLMSTGGNAGAQASTLITRGIALEEIELSDIKEIFWKELRVSIVIGLVLSVVNFLIIYYLSDIDYTVSFAISLSLFITIIIAKGVGSTLPIVAKGFKLDPAIMASPLITTIIDACALIVFFLVSTHYLHLA
- a CDS encoding phospho-sugar mutase is translated as MNYLDYYKMWLNSDVITKEDREELLNIKDDEKEIENRFYTDLSFGTAGMRGIRGVGRNRINNYNIRKATQGLADYILKSTGELGAKKGVAIAYDCRIGSTEYALNTALVLAGNGIKAYLFESLRSTPELSFATRELKAQAGVMVTASHNPQEYNGYKVYWEDGAQIVEPQASGVVNAVNSVDLFKDIKIISEEEAIAQGLLEYIGKKVDDRFIEEVEKQAINRDLPNKKEFKIVYSPLHGTGRVAVQRVLKEMGYESVYTVPEQEMPDGMFPTCSYANPEDKAVFKLSTELADRVGATLCLANDPDADRTGIAIKDDNNEWYYPNGNQLGILLMNYLLEMKKDIPANGAVISTIVSTPMLDVIAKDKGVQLFRTLTGFKYIGEKIRQFENKELDGTFLFGFEESIGYLVGTHVRDKDAVVASLMIAEMATYYDSIGSTLYRELNKLYEKYGWYKEETVSVTKTGKSGLEAIGKIMENMRNKAHTVICGKKVSIIKDYKLQVEKDCLTGQEKRIELPKSDVIQIILEDKTYITVRPSGTEPKIKYYLCVVDSDNKKADEKLQYVKEEFIKYIDTL